The region AAGGATCATGATCTTCAACAAACAACGCTAAATGTGGCTCATAGTCAAGTACATTCTTTTTAATTTCCACTTTCTCAAGGTTGCGCACATAAGGAGGATTTGAGACGATAATATCATACTCCCCTTTTAATTTCTCAAGAGCTAATACATCTTGTAGTACTGCATCTACAGAGACTCCATTCCTAACAGCATTATTCTTAGCAGTCTCTAACGCCACCTCAGATACATCCATTAAAGTCACTCGTGCTAGTGGTAGTTCATTTGCTAATGTAATTCCTATACACCCACTTCCTGTACCAATGTCTAATATTCTCACAGGTTTAGATTGGTCAACACTATTAATAATCCATTCGACTAACTCTTCTGTCTCAGAACGAGGAATCAAAGTATGTTCATTCACTGTAAAAGTAAGTCCGTAGAAATAGGCATTCCCAAAGATATACTGTATCGGTTTCTCCTTCGCTAATTCATCTAACACAGACTCCCAAACAACAGTCTTATCCGTCACTAGGTTAGGATTCATCATTATATCGATCCTTGTCTTCCCCTCTATTTCTTCAAGAGCAATTAAGAAAAGTTGCTCTGCCTCCATACTGTCATATATAGGAGAAAGGATATCTTTAAAACAAGTTTGGTAATACTTTATCTGCATAGTTATTCTATAAAACAAATGATTTAGCTTAATTTTGTTCAAAGATACATATTATCAATTTTGGAAAGACACGAATTATATATTTCTCGCTGTATTCAGTTAGCATTACAAGGAACTTATGCTGCAATGCCTAATCCTTCTGTAGGAGCTGTCATTGTTCACAACGACAAGATTATTGGCCAAGGATTTACTTCTCCTTATGGAGGATCACACGCAGAGCCCAATGCTATAGCATCCGTTAAGAATCAAGAATTACTAAAAGAGAGTACTCTTTATGTAAGTTTAGAGCCGTGTAGTCATTTCGGGAAGACACCTCCTTGTTCTGATTTAGTTATCGAAAAGAAGATCCCTCGAGTAGTCATTGGTACAGTGGATCCATTCGCTAAAGTATGTGGGCGCGGTATTCAGAAGATGCGAGATGCAGGTATAGAAGTAATCGTAGGAGTATTAGAAAAAGAGTGTCAGGATAGCAATAAGCGATTCTTTACTTTTCACAACAAAAAACGCCCTTATGTAATCCTAAAGTGGGCAGAATCAGCTGATCACTTTATCGCTCCACTAACTAGAGAGACCAATAGACCGTTCTGGATATCTAATACCTACTCTAAGCAACTAGTCCACAAATGGAGAAGTGAAGAGATGGCTTTTTTAGTAGGCACACAGACTGTCCTTAGCGATAACCCTTCTCTTACTACTAGAGACTGGTATGGCAAGGATCCTATACGTATCTATCTAGACCGCACTGGTAAGATAGATAGCCACTATAGTATCACAGATCACAGTGTAAAGACAATCTGTATAACAGCTAATCCTGCTTTACAGTCATCAGGTAACTTAATCTATGAGCATGCTGACTTTAATGATACCTTAGTAAATCAAGTACTCGATATACTCTATAAACACAATATTATGTCTGTGGTGATAGAGGGTGGTACACAAACGCTACAAAGTTTTATAAATACAGAGCTGTGGGATGAGGCAAGAATCTTCACAGGGGATACAATAATTGGTGAGGGCATCTCTGCTCCTGTGCTAACAGAATTTGACAAAGTAGAAAAACATAGTATTTTAGACAACGAATTAAGAATAGTATACCCTATATAATGGCAGAACCAATAGATTCATATAAAACAATAAGCCAACCAACAGAAGAAGTATTATACAAAGAGAAGAACAGTAAGTTTTTTGGTTATGCCTTCCCGATACAACACGAAGATGAAGTAAAGGAAATCATCGATGGTATAAAGAAAGTGCACTATAATGCTCGTCACTGGTGTTATGCTTTTCAGATTGGTACTGAGCAAGTATACTATCGTGCTAATGATGATGGAGAACCTAGTAATACTGCTGGAGCACCTATCTATGGCCAAATACAATCATTTGATGTTACAAATATACTTATAGTAGTTGTTCGTTATTTTGGAGGAGTTAAGCTAGGAGTGGGTGGTCTGATTACTGCCTATAGAGCGGCTGCTCAGATGGCTATGGAAGAAGCTGATATTATCGAAAAGACTATTGATAAGAATTTTAAAGTTCGCTTTGAGTACAAGGATATGAATAATGTTATGCGTGTCATCAAAGAAAAAGATCTTAAAATATTAAATCAGACGATGGAGATGAGCTGTGAAATAGAATTATCTATTCGAAAAAGTGAATATGATCAAGCATTAGAAGCATTCGTCCCATTCTATGAGGTTAAAGTCATAGAAGCTACAGATCAGAATTACTAAAACAAAAAAAGCAGTTTAAGATATTAACATTCCTAAACTGCTTACTATACTTTATTCAAGTCCTATAAAACCAATAAAATCAACATATTGTTGGGCTAAATATAACTGAAACCCTTCCGTTCTTTCTACTTTTATTTTATCATAACTAGGTTGAGCTACAAGATAATATAAAAACGCATCTATCCTCTCTGCAGGAACCTTCATATCCTCTAATAATTCTTCTCTTGTATAATCTTCATAAAACTTCTGAACCTTCATATCTAATTTTTCATAGATAATATCTTGTTTATCCCTTTTCTTTTGTCCTGAGATCATATTCACTAAAGCATCTATACTAATTCCCATTCCATAATTAGATGTAGAAGAAAACACTGTATTATTCTTCTTATATTTTCGTTCAGCTCTGGTCATTCCCTTATTAGAAACACCTTCAAAGAAATCATCACCAAAGTCTTTTCTAACAATCACAATTTCTTCTAGGGCTTGA is a window of Myroides oncorhynchi DNA encoding:
- the prmC gene encoding peptide chain release factor N(5)-glutamine methyltransferase, with the translated sequence MQIKYYQTCFKDILSPIYDSMEAEQLFLIALEEIEGKTRIDIMMNPNLVTDKTVVWESVLDELAKEKPIQYIFGNAYFYGLTFTVNEHTLIPRSETEELVEWIINSVDQSKPVRILDIGTGSGCIGITLANELPLARVTLMDVSEVALETAKNNAVRNGVSVDAVLQDVLALEKLKGEYDIIVSNPPYVRNLEKVEIKKNVLDYEPHLALFVEDHDPLIFYRKIAQLANDNLKTGGMLFYEINQYLGEETKALFESLSFTDVQLRKDILTNDRMIKAIKL
- the ribD gene encoding bifunctional diaminohydroxyphosphoribosylaminopyrimidine deaminase/5-amino-6-(5-phosphoribosylamino)uracil reductase RibD, with the translated sequence MERHELYISRCIQLALQGTYAAMPNPSVGAVIVHNDKIIGQGFTSPYGGSHAEPNAIASVKNQELLKESTLYVSLEPCSHFGKTPPCSDLVIEKKIPRVVIGTVDPFAKVCGRGIQKMRDAGIEVIVGVLEKECQDSNKRFFTFHNKKRPYVILKWAESADHFIAPLTRETNRPFWISNTYSKQLVHKWRSEEMAFLVGTQTVLSDNPSLTTRDWYGKDPIRIYLDRTGKIDSHYSITDHSVKTICITANPALQSSGNLIYEHADFNDTLVNQVLDILYKHNIMSVVIEGGTQTLQSFINTELWDEARIFTGDTIIGEGISAPVLTEFDKVEKHSILDNELRIVYPI
- a CDS encoding IMPACT family protein, which codes for MAEPIDSYKTISQPTEEVLYKEKNSKFFGYAFPIQHEDEVKEIIDGIKKVHYNARHWCYAFQIGTEQVYYRANDDGEPSNTAGAPIYGQIQSFDVTNILIVVVRYFGGVKLGVGGLITAYRAAAQMAMEEADIIEKTIDKNFKVRFEYKDMNNVMRVIKEKDLKILNQTMEMSCEIELSIRKSEYDQALEAFVPFYEVKVIEATDQNY